A window of Cucurbita pepo subsp. pepo cultivar mu-cu-16 unplaced genomic scaffold, ASM280686v2 Cp4.1_scaffold000226, whole genome shotgun sequence genomic DNA:
tgcaaaattaactaaaaagaGACTTGATATAACTCTATTTTTGTAGAGTTCACTTCTTGTTGACATGGATGAGATAATTTGAGCTTCACATCAATCCTACTTGGATTTTGGTTCATCTCCCTACCAATACCAACATTGTGGGCTATAAATTGGTGTTCTCATTAGTATTTACCTGATGGATTCGTCATATGGGTGGCAAATTTCGCATATAATATGTACCTTCCcatctccaagttgctgacatcttcacaaagtGCTTCCGACCtctccttaaattttttagatccaAGTTTCACGTTCCTGAAAATCGGACGCTCAGTTTTCCGGGGTAGTATTAGATAAATTCTTAGGTTGAAAATCATTCCTAATTTTTAGGAACTATTTTCCTGTTAAACCCACCCAATTAAAGTTTTAGTAACTATTTTTCTGTTAAACCCATACCATTAAGTGGGTGGGAAGTCCACGTCTAGCTGAAGCACTTAATTAAGTTgccactcttttacttttttaggatgtaatttgttatttaaatgtCATAActgaattagaaataaatCATATGTTCTTCAGCTAAATactatctctctcttttgtttttatgttatttttttctttcaagatttttcCTTCAGTTTTTTCTTCGTTAATGAATTCCTCCTCGGTCAAAACAATAGGGAGTGTTGAGGATATTTAACCTTGAAGTCTTGTATGATTGAGAATATTTAGTCTTCCATTATTGTTGACCATAGGTATGACCatttattataggcaaatatcttgtatccatttattgctctttccattttttttttgtagtttattTGATTCggtaaattattataaatagagaactttcaccaccatttaggtgcGGTGGTTTTTGTAAATATTCTCATACACCACTTTGAACGTAAGAAACCTTGGGTATAGGGTTCAGATTGTATAACAGGGAACACATGAAGCCCTGAATATAGGTTTAGACTACATCACTAGGAACATGTGAAGTCTTGGACGTAGATTTAGACTGtaacttgaaatttatgaaGCCTTGCACACAGGTTGTCAAGTTTATGTCTCGTACCATAAATCCTATAGGAGTGTCTTAGGGAATATAACGAGaagcaagaacaagaactaaaAACAAGAACCTATAACAAAACTAAggacaaaaacaagaactaaGAACTAAGAACTAAGGATGAGGACTAGAACATGAATCAAGATTCAAGTTCTTAAGATTAAGGACCCATAACCATAGAACTAGAATCCTTAGATTAGAATTAAGGTTAAGATCTCAGAACCCAGAACAAAGGTCTTTGGACTAGATCATGATAAGAAATCAGAGCCCAAGAACAGAACCTAAGGGCATAAGTTATcaagacaagaagaagaacaatttaaaaaagagtATGGTTCCCTAACATACTAAAGATACAATTAAGAGCATACAAGATTAAAAAGTCTTTATcctcatttcctttttctcatgTCTTCAAATGACAAGGAGTTGGTTGAGGCTACTACAGAGCCATATTGTGTTTTAACtactttaatatttcaaattgtCGTATTTCCGGAGCaagtattcaaaatttaacttagatttgtaaataaaatgtatttatgttttgttttaaaagcaaaaaaaaaatttacctttctttttactcaatatgttatgttttcaaattttcaataagtAGAAACTCGTGAAAATCTGATAGTAATTATCATTTATagcatttatttctttcatttttcgaTTAACGGAATATTGCAaaccttttttccttttcttgaagATATATATATCCACATGTATCCATATATAAATAcgtgtatatgtatatatatatatatatatgcatatacATAAACACACATATAAATGTGTATGataatatgtttatgatatatgGAAATAGAAATGAGACTATTGTTGCATAGGGAATAGCCTTATTGCTTAAAATTCTACAATACAAAATACacaaataaagagaaaattacTCAGAATTGGTCAGAGTGCCTGGATCTTCAACGGTGAGAGATGCTCCATTGTCTAGTGGAGTAAGATTAAGAATCATGGTGGCTGCTTTGGAAGCCCttcaataacaataaaatcaaatatagtCTTAGAACAACCTTGAACTTGCTTACCAATTGTGTTAAACTGAAATATTAGGTTGCTTACCATTGTTGAGGCGATTGATATTGAGGAGCAATATCACCGAGAAGAGAGACAAGCATGTCGGTATATATGATGCCCGGATCTAAGCTCACAATTGCCATTCCCTCCGGGACATCTTTTGCTGTAGCTTTGCTTAGTCCTTCAACCGCCCATTTTGATGCACAATATGGTGCACACTGCAAAATACAAGGAGTATTAGTTAACAAACTTAAATAACTCTTCGTAGTTTAGTTTCACTAATAAATACCTGTTGTTGTGTAGTTCTCCCCAAAATTGAAGACATGTTGATGATAATCCCTTGGTTGCTAGAAATCATAAGAGGAATGAAATGACGCATAACATTGGCTATTCCTTTCACGTTGGTATCAATCACATTATCAAATTCTTGTGCATCCACCTCCCACATCttaccatttttattaatcaaaGCTGAATTATTCACTGTCAATCATATGCACAAATCCTTTagctatttattattagtagggtaagaatgagaaaaagaaatagaattggaaatatatgtattctcattgatattcataatctttaaatagaatacaagctatcaactaatacgtatcgataaagaaaatataaactaattaaatattgataataaaataaaatatattataaatcaaatcataaagaaaaaaaaaatattccgtAAACAATATattctctaaatattatatctcaagtaaaaataaataaaaaaaaaataaaaaaaagagtgaaataCCAATGATATTGGGAACAAATTCCTTTTCTACCATGGCTTTTGCAAATTCTTCAACTTTGGTGTTGGATCTCTGCAAAATTCTACAAGTTTTATGAATAACCCAAAAGGTgagatttaaaaaagaaaaagaaaaagtatttaCAAACCACGTCAAGGTTGAAGAGGAAATGGTTTGTGGAAGATAGCTTAGCAAGCTCCAATTGAAGGGAATCAAGTTGAGTTTGATTGCGTGAGCAGCCAATAATGGTATGCCCACGATTGGCTAGCTCCAACGCCAAAGCTCTTCCTAACCCTTTGCTAACGCCAGTTATCAACACCTTTCTAGGAGTGGTGGCCATTTTAGTGTTGGGTTTTGGGTTTCTTAGAAACAATTTTATAGAATGATGAGAGTTTGAATGTTTAGGAGATAAGGTTCGGTTGGTGGTTAAAGATGTTGAAAAAGTTAGGTTGGTGGGTGGTCATTTGAGAGGAATGATTAAGAAAGACATATTCTAAGTTTTTGGTTGTCGTTTCTTTTGGTGTGGTCCCAATAAGCATGACCAAAAATAGTATCCTCATGAAATGCATGTTTCCAACAAATAGCTTACTTTGTATTTAACTTGTGAGGTGTGTTTTTCAGAAGTGCGACGTATCCTAGAGATGTGAGAGATTAGGTTTTAAGTTTCCAAGAAAGAGATAAGAGGGAAGAAAGGCCATTTGGGCGCACATACTGATTGAGTAAGAGAGCGGTGGGTGGAGAGAGACGTCAGGCAATGGTCTCTCTGTTTTGACAGAGAGCatcataatttgattttttattatggCGCTCACCAGTAATACAGATAGAACCGACAATTTACGTAAGagcttcctcttcctctttgaAAGAGAAGTGGTAATGTTATGACTCAATTTTTTAGATGATAAGCTTAAAtagagaaaacagaaaaagagtaGTCAAAATACCCTAAACCTTGGAGAAGTACACCCTATGGAAGGACACCTTTCACTTGTAGTAGTTCCAAAGGCGATACGAGCTGAGAACGTGAACCAAAGTCGCAATAAATGATTTGAGCTTATGAAATAAATGGATGATTGGACCGAGAACTCAATCTAGATCAAAAACTTTAGATGGGCCTTTAATtagataatttaaaacattgaaaaaaataattaagttaaCTGCTTGCAAAGTAAATGATATACTCATACAAAttgttttaacttttctttttagataGACAAGATGTTGTAAAACGGAGATGATGGCATGGACGAGCTAGTAACTTTAGACATCTTGTATACATTGAGTCTTTTATGTGTTAAAACTTTATGTTCcttattttgaactttttcatGGTTAAGTATACTTTCCTTTTGTTATATTACATTATTGTAAATTATGTGAATTTTGGGTTGTCACGGccaaattttttagtttttcgaATCTCGAATCttgatttaaaattcaaaaatcaaaagaaaataaagaaagagtaaaataaaacaaaagataaaaatctgatcaaatttaaattgaaacaCGTGTCAAGCGAGTAGGAGTAGTTTTGGACGCATGGTTATTTTTCAATCCATTCAACATTAgtcgacttttttttttttttttttttctgattttgatattaaccttaattttatttgaaatatgacctaagagagaaattttaggaattttGGAGCTCCTAACActaaaattttaggaattttaTCTTgagagggacttggtttatgattggatcataaacaacTATTCATTAAAGAATCAGtggtacttaaggtgaaagatgtaattgtAGGGGTAAAACGGATTTTTAACCcagctgtaattatgaacaactcgtgaaggatcgacttgcttgtaatggtTATATAaatggacataacttgtcctGCAGTGtataagagtgcaactctaggtctatagtggagtgacctatagttactggaaattgattaattaaatagtttaattaattaattttatatcatttgaGCTTATAATATGTAGGTCCATAAATTTCCTTACTAGCTCATAATAACACTAAaaggttcaatttatttaaaagaagatttaaaggatccaaattgaaatttaatatattagatatattaaatataaaagagaaaataaatttaatttcaaatgtcaaattaatatttaatatattagatatattaaataaatagagaaaatacaTTCCTCATAttagtatttaatatattagatagattaaatataaatgaaaaagaaatattaattggaaggtttcaaattaatatttaatatattagatatattaatatatatatatatatatatatatatatatatatatNAaatggacataacttgtcctGCAGTGtataagagtgcaactctaggtctatagtggagtgacctatagttactggaaattgattaattaaatagtttaattaattaattttatatcatttgaGCTTATAATATGTAGGTCCATAAATTTCCTTACTAGCTCATAATAACACTAAaaggttcaatttatttaaaagaagatttaaaggatccaaattgaaatttaatatattagatatattaaatataaaagagaaaataaatttaatttcaaatgtcaaattaatatttaatatattagatatattaaataaatagagaaaatacaTTCCTCATAttagtatttaatatattagatagattaaatataaatgaaaaagaaatattaattggaaggtttcaaattaatatttaatatattagatatattaatatatatatatatatatatatatatatatatatatatatatatatttatttatttatttatttatttatttatttatttattgtatatattagacccattaatgtattttgataccttaaataaaaatatattcaaaatttgaatgtgattcaaattagttaaatatatattatgatttcttatatatctaaatatgatttgtaCAAAGTAttatatcctaatatattaaatatgcaaatatattatttggcaaAGATTCTCTAAGAATCTCTATAAATAGGATCTTCGGGTGGAGACAAAGACGTACGAATCTCTTCCACTTTCtcttgagaatgaaattacgTCTACAGAGAATTCTCGAAACTATTCTTCTCTCAATCcctttgggattttctttcaagaggctcAGAGAATTCTCGAAACTATTCTTCTCTCAATCCCTTTGCTTTCAAGAGACTCCCACAAGTCTTGGccttgtgttcgagtcatagtAAGGAAGAACTTGTGGAATATGAAGAACGTTTGCATGGTTGGAATACTTCAAAAGTCTTGCAAGCTACGGTTTCTACAAAAGTAGAGTTATTGCTCTCGTATTTAttgtctttcttttaatttttaataaaatcaaaacggaATTGTGGAATATGACGAACGTTTGCATGTTTGGAATATTTCAAGAAGTCTTGCAAGCTACGATTTCTACAAAGGTAGAGTTCTTGCTCTCGTatctttgtctttcttttaatttttaataaaatcaaaacaatttcCAATGCTTCCGCTAcatggatgaagagttcattcccttcaatTGTATTAGAActtattgatttttattttgaattaaaagttGTATGGtggataatttatttaaaatcatatatgTGATATatgcaattttgatttttcaaaatggaTTGTTTTGGTATATTGGTGTGGCATTAGATTTACTCATTTGTTAGACAAATGTATACCTTATAAGTTATGTTTTGGCATATTGTATTGACGGTTTGGCAGATCTCAAACACTAGTTTTATGAGATGTGGAATGGTTCCAaagggaaagatctcaaatcCTATGGTTCCAAGGGAAAGATCTCGAACTCTATGGTgggtaatttatttaaaatcatatatgTGCTATatgcaattttgatttttcaaaattgattgtTTTGGCATATTGGTGTTGTATTAGATTGACTGCTTTGTTAGACAAATGTATACCCTTGTGAGTTATGTTTTGGCATATTGGTGTAGTATTAGATTTGCTGTTGTTAGACAAATGTATACCCTTATGAGTTATGTTTTGGCATATTGTATTGGTTGTTTTGGCATATTGGTGTGATATTAGATATCAAACACTAATTTTAAGAGATTTGGAATGGTTCCAAAGGGAAAGATCTCGAACCCTATGGTTCCAAAGGGAAAGATCCCGAACCCTTTGGttccaaaagggaaagatcTCGTTCCAACGtagaaagatctcaaaccgtAATTTTATGGTTCCAACAGAGAGATCTCAAACCGTAATTTTATGGTTCCAACAGgtaaagatctcaaaccctaattttatggtTCCGACAGACAAAGATCTCCaaccctaattttatggttccaacatctcaaaccctaattttgtgGTTTgtaaagatctcaaaccctaattttattagattttatcCTTCAAAGGTAAAGATCTCAAAtcctaattttattagattttatctttcgaaagggaaagatctcaaaccctaattttattagattttatcTTTCCAAAGGAAAAGatctcaaaaccctaattttattagattttatggtttgaaagatctcaaaccctaattttattagattttatcgtttgaaagatctcaaaccctaattttattagattttatcCTTTGAAatatctcaaaccctaattttattagattttatcGTTCCAaagggaaagatctcaaactctaattttattagattttatctttacaaaatgaaagatctcaaacactaattttattagattttatcCTTACAAATCGAAAGAtctaaaaccctaattcttaCAAAGGGAAAGATCTATCTAATTTTATGGTTCCAACAGGATTGATCTATCTAATTTATTGGTTCAATGATCTCAACTGATCTATCTAATTTATTGGTTCAATGATCTCAACTCTAATTTAATTGTTCCAaccgcaaaaaaaaaataaatctcaaaCTCTCATTTAATTGTTCCAACatggaaagatctcaaactcTAATTTTATGGTTCAAAGATctcaaattctaattttatctttccaaagaggaaagatctcaaactcTAATTTCATGGTTCCAACAGGGAAATAACTCAAAACCTAACTTTATGGTTTCAGcagggaaagatctcaaaccctaactTTATGGTTCCCAACCAGGAAACTTCTCAAATCCTAATTTTATGGTTCTAACAGGGAAAAATCTCAAACCCTATTTTTATTAGATTCTATTGTTTCAaagggaaagatctcaaaccctattTTTATTAGATTCTATGGTTcagaaagatctcaaaccctaattttattagattttatcGTTCCAaagggaaagatctcaaaccctaattttatggttccaatgggaaagatctcaaacccaaACTCTAATTTTATGGTTCCAAAGGGAAacatctcaaaccctaattttattagattttcgGGAAAGATCtcaaccctaattttattagattttattcTTAGAAAGGGAAAGATctcgaaccctaattttattagattttgtCATTACAAAGGGAAAGATCTATCTAATTTTACGGTATCAAcagggaaagatctcaaacccaaATTTAATGATTGGAATTTTATGGTTtagggaaagatctcaaaccctaatttaatggttgaaattttatggtttagggaaagatctcaaaccctaattttatagTTCCAACtaggaaagatctcaaaccctaattttattagattttatcGTTCCAAAGGGAatgatctcaaaccctaattttattagattttatcGTTCCAAAGGGagagatctcaaaccctatatttattagattttatcGTTCCAAAGgaaaagatctcaaaccctatatttattagattttatgTTCCAAAGGGAAAGATCTCAATCCCTAATTTTATCGTTCTAATGGGAAAGATctcgaaccctaattttatcgTTCCAAtgggaaagatctcaaaccctaatttaccATTCCAAAGGGAAAGATGTCAAACCCGAATTTTATGGTTTCAgagggaaagatctcaaaccctaattttatggttacaaagggaaagatctcaaaccctaattttatggtTCCAAGAGGGAAAGTTCTCAAAccagatctcaaaccctaattttatggtTCCAAGAGGGAAAGTTCTCAAATCCtaatgaagagttcattcccgTCAATTGTATTAGAGTCcattacttttattttgaattaaaagtgGTATGGtggataatttatttaaaatcatagatGTGATATatgcaattttgatttttcaaaattgattgtTTTGGCATATTGGTGTGGTATTAGATTTATTGCTTTGTTAGACAAATGTATACCCTTATGAGTTATGTTTTGGCGTATTGTATTGATTGTTTTGGCATATTCGTGTGGTATTAGAtcttaaaccctaattttatggtTCCAACAGGAAatgatctcaaaccctaatgaagagttcattcccttcgATTATATTAGAccctattatttttattttgaattaaaagttGTATGGtggataatttatttaaaatcatatatgTGATTTatacaattttgatttttcaaaatggaTTGTTTTGGCATATTGGTGTGGTATTAGATTTATTGCTTTGTTAGACAAATGTATACCAGTATGAGTTATGTTTTGTCATATTGTATTGATTGTTTTGGTATATTAGTGTGGTATTAAATCTCAAATCATCATTTTATTAGATATGGAATGGTTCCAACACGGAAAGATTACAAATCCTATGGTTTCATcagggaaagatctcaaaccctataCTTTCAACggggaaagatctcaaaccctaattttatggtTCCAACAGGGAAAGATCTCATACCGTAATTTTATGGTTCCAAcagggaaagatctcaaaccctaattttatagTTGAtcacaaaccctaattttatggtTCCAACCGGGAAAGAtcacaaaccctaattttatggttccaaaagggaaagatcaccaaccctaattttatggttccaacaaggaaagatctcaaaccctaattttatggttccaacaaattttatggttgatcataaaccctaattttatggttccaacaaggaaagatctcaaaccctaattttatggttccaacaaattttatggttgatcataaaccctaattttatggttccaacaaggaaagatctcaaaccctaattttatggttccaacaaattttatggttccaacacggaaagatctcaaaccctaattttatggttgataataaaccctaattttatggtTCCAACCAGGAAAGATcacaaaccctaatcttaTGGTTCCAACAGGGAAAGAtcacaaaccctaattttatgatttttcaaaattgattgtTTTGGCATATTGGTGTGGTATTAGATTTATTGCTTTGTTAGACAAATGTATACCCGTATGAGTTATGTTTTGTCATATTGTATTGATTGTTTTGGTATATTAGTGTGGTATTAAATCTCAAATCATCATTTTATTAGATATGGAATGGTTCCAACACGGAAAGATTACAAATCCTATGGTTTCATcagggaaagatctcaaaccctataCTTTCAACggggaaagatctcaaaccctaattttatggtTCCAACAGGGAAAGAtcacaaaccctaattctaTGGTTCCAAcagggaaagatctcaaaccctaattttatggtTGCAACAGGGAAAGAtcacaaaccctaattttatggttccaaaagggaaagatcaccaaccctaattttatggttccaacaaggaaagatctcaaaccctaattttatggttccaacaaattttatggttgatcataaaccctaattttatggttccaacaaatt
This region includes:
- the LOC111784535 gene encoding NADPH-dependent pterin aldehyde reductase-like, yielding MATTPRKVLITGVSKGLGRALALELANRGHTIIGCSRNQTQLDSLQLELAKLSSTNHFLFNLDVRSNTKVEEFAKAMVEKEFVPNIIVNNSALINKNGKMWEVDAQEFDNVIDTNVKGIANVMRHFIPLMISSNQGIIINMSSILGRTTQQQCAPYCASKWAVEGLSKATAKDVPEGMAIVSLDPGIIYTDMLVSLLGDIAPQYQSPQQWASKAATMILNLTPLDNGASLTVEDPGTLTNSE